ACCTGGGTCCGCAGCGCGATCGTCGTCCGGTACTCGGCCTCGGCTTCATCGTGCCGTCCCTGGTCGTACAGCAGGCCGGCCAGGCAGTGCCTGCTGACCAGGGTATCCGGGTGCAGCGGCCCCAGCACCCGCTCCTCGGCGGCGATCACCTCCCGGTGGTCTCGCTCCGCCGCTTCGACGTCACCGCGACCCGCGCGGGCGTGGGCCAACCGGTGCCGGATCGCCAGCAGCACGGCATGTTCCGCGCCCAGCAGGCGCTCGTACACGGGCAGCAGGGCCAGGTAGCCGGCTTCCGCCTCTTCGAAGCGCCGCTGCTTGCTGTGGATCTGCGCCAGGCACGACCGGGTATTCAGCGTGTTCGGGTGCGTCGGGCCGAGCACGCGCTCCTGCGCCTCGATCACCCGGCGGTGCTCTTCCTCGGCGGCCTCCAGGTCGTCCTGGTATTCGAGCAGGTGCCCCAACTCGTGCCGGATGCTCAAGGTGATCGGGTGCTCCAAGCCGAAGATCCGGGAGCTGTCCATGACTGCCGCCCGCGACTCTGCCACCGCCTCGGCCAACCGACCCCGCAGCCGCATCACCTCCGCCAGCAGGCGCCTCGCGCCCAGCGGCGGCGTGCGGTCGCCCGTGCTCCGACTCGCGATCACCGCCAGCACGTCGCGGACCTCCGCTTCGGCGTCGTCCAATCGCCCCAGCTCCTTGAGGGTGTCGGCGAGGCAGGTGCGAACGTTCGTGACCTGAACGTGCTCCGGCCCGAGCTGCCGGGTCATGGCCGCGACGACGTCGCGGTGCTCCGACTCCGACTCGGCCAGCCCACCGCGAGCCTCCACCAGGTCGGCGAGGTCGTGCCTGATCCGCAGGGTGCTGATGTCCGTCTCACCCTGCGCACGCGTCCTCCCGGCGAGCACACCGCGGAACTCGGCCTCGGCCTCGTCCCACCGCCCCTGTTCGCGCAGGACGCCGGCGAGGCACTTGCGGCTGTCGAGCGTGTCGGAGTCGTCCGCGCCCAGCACCCTCGTCTGGTCCGCGACCAGGGTCCGGTGCTCGGCCTCCGCGCCCGCCAGGTCGCCCTTGCCCTGGAGGAGGTGGCCCAGGGCGTGCCGCGCCGCGAACGTCTCCCGGTGGTCCGCGCCCACCGCCCCGGTGCTCAGGTCGATGGCACGGCGGTACAGGGCCTCGGCCACCTGGTGGGAGCCGATCTCACCGGTGAAACCGGCACCGTAGTAGAGCAGCGTCGCGGTCTCCAGGTCCAGGTCGGAATCGTCGTGCGGACCGAGGTCGGCCAGGTGCGGCAGCACCGATCGCCAGCGCGGCCAGGTGGCGGGGTCGCTGTGGTCGAGGTCCTTCGTGGCCGCGCGGAGCAGCCGGGCGACCAGTGCCCGGTACGCCTGCCGGTTCTGCTCGTAGTCCGGTTGGTGGCGGTTGGCGTCGCGGACCACCGGGTGGACCACGACGCTCGACCCCAGCACGTCGAGCAGGCCGACCTCCTGGAGCGCCTTCAGCAGCACCGACAGCTGGACCGCGGTGACGTCCCGGAGCAGGTCCGAGGTCGCCATCACGGTGGCGTCGAGGACGAACGCGGGCACCGGGGCCTCGGCGAAGGTCGAGACCAGGCGCAGCAGTTGCCGCGTCTGCGGTTGCCCCCGCTCGGCGAGCAGGTCCATCGACATCTCCCACGTGCGGCTCAGGGACTCCCTCGGGGAGGCGGACTCGCCCTCGGTGAGCTCGGTGAACCGCTCGTCCCAGCGCTCCTGGTACGCCTTGAACGTGGTCGGCGGTTCCAGGCCCGGCAGGGCGAGGGCGTCCTTGGCCACGGCCAGGTAGCGGCCGGCCAGGCGCAGGGCCAGCGGTAGGCCGCCGAGGCGCCGGGCGAGTGCGGCGGCGTCCTCCGGTGAGCCCGCGTCGGCCAGGTCGAGCAGCACCTGCGCGCCGTCCTCGGGGTCGAGCTGGCGCACGTGGTGCACCCGCGCGGCCGGTGGCCAGCCGGCGCCGGCCCGGCTGGTGACCAGGACCGACCCCGTCGACCTCGGCAGCCGCAGCCAGCCGTTGCCGTCACCCACCCGGCGGCCCGACGCGGCCAGCACGTCCGGCTCGTCGGCGTTGTCGAAGACCAGCACCCACGGCTCGGCCTGGCGGTCGAGGTTGCGCCACAGCAGCTCGATCGCCGACCCGGCCCGCCCCGCCCACGCCTCCCCCACCTCGTGCGAGTCGGCCCCCGCTTGCAAGGCCACCTCCGCCAGGCCCGCCACCAGGCTGTCGCGGGAGGAGGCGTCCACCCACCAGACCTTCGGCAGGTTCCGGACCGCCTCCAGGGCGACCGTCGTCTTGCCGAAACCACCGCCGGCGGCCAGGACGGCGATCGAGCCGCCCAGGTCGTCGGTCACCTCGGCCACCAGCTCGGACCTGCCGCGCACCCGGTGGTTGAGCCGGCCGAGCGGCGGGGCCACCGACGTGCCCGAGGCGATCGGCGGCCGTCGTTCGGCGTAGTAGTGGTTGGTCGTATGGTTGATGTCGCGCAGGGCCTGCTCGGCGACACCGCCGAACGCCGCTTCAGCCCGCTGGGTGCCGTCCACAGTCGAGCTATATCACCACCTTTCCCGGGTGGAGCCCGCTTTTTGCGGAGTCACCACCCGCTCGGATCACCGGGTGGCCAGCGCCTCGGTGGGCGGCAGCCGGCCCGCTCTGACCGCCGGGTAGAGGCCGGCCACCGCGCCGATCACGGTCGTCGCCACCACCCCGCCGAGGGTCGACCACGCCGGCACCACCGAGGGCCAGCCCTGGTAGGTGGCGTACGCCGCGGTGACGAGCACGCCCAGCAGCGCACCGGACGCGCCGCCCAACGCGGACAGGAGCAGGGATTCGGTCAGGAACTGGGTGCGGATCTGGGCCCTGGTCGCGCCGAGCGATCTTCGGAGACCGATCTCGGCCCGGCGTTCCAGCACCGAGACGACCATGGTGTTGGCCACGCCCACACCACCGACCAGGAGCGCCACCGCGCCCAGGCCGAGGAGCAGGGCGTTCAGGGTCTCGTCGGTCGCCTGCTTGGCCGCGAGCGCGTCCGAGGGTCGGGACACTTCCACTTCGTCCGGGTGTTCGGGTTTGGCGGTCGCGGCCAGGCGGGCTTGGACGCTGTGCACGGCGTCCTCCCGCGACCTGGCGTAGACGGTGGTCGGGTAGCCGTCGAAACCCAGTTCCGCGCGGGCCACCGGCCAGCCGATCAGGGCGGCGGTGTCGAGCTCCGGCGCGAGCGGCGTCGGGTGCAGGACACCCACCACGGTGAACCACCGGCCGCCCAGGTGGACGGGTTCGCCGGTGGTGGCGACGCCCAGGCGTTCGGCGGCCTCGTGGCCCAGCACCACGGCCGGGTAGCGGGCGGTGGCGTCGTTGAGGAAGGCGCCCTTGGCGACGGCGCCGCCGACGGTGGCCAGGAGGTCGGGCCCCGCCGCCAGCACCGCGATGCCGCCCGACTGGGTCTCCGGAATGCGGTCGTTGCGGTAGACCTTCACGTCCACCACGACGCCGGTCGCGGTGGCGGACAGGACCGGCTCCATCCGGCCGATCATGCCCACCGCCTCGGCGGGCAGGTGGGTCCGCTCGCCGAACAGGGTCTGACCCGGACCTGCGGTCAGCAGGTTCGTGCCCAGCGCGGCCAGCCGTCGGTCCAGGTCGGCGCGGCTGGATGTGGAGATGCCCACCACCGAGACCATCGCCGCGATGCCGATCGCGATGCCCAACGCCGACAGCACCACCCGCGTCGGTCTGGCCCGCAGGCCTGCTCCGCCCACCCGCAGCACGTCGGCGGGTGAGAGGCGGGCCGGTCGCAGGTCAGCCATCGCCCACCACCCGACCGTCGCGCACGTCCACCCGGCGCGGCAGGGCCCCGGCCACGCCCTGGTCGTGCGTGATCACCAGGACCGTGGCGCCCGCGTCGTTCAGCTCGCGCAGCAGGCGCAGCACGCCCTCGCCCGACGTCGAGTCCAGGTTGCCCGTCGGCTCGTCGGCGAGCAGCAGGGTCGGGCGGCCGACCACGGCGCGGGCGATCGCCACGCGCTGCCGCTCGCCGCCGGACAGCTCGTGCGGCCGGTGGGTGAGCCGGTGGCCGAGGCCGACGGTGTCCAGTGCCTCCGCGGCACGCCGTCGGCGTTCTCGCAGGCCCGCTCCGGTGTAGAGGAGGCCGTCAGCGACGTTGTCCACTGTGGACACACCGGTGGACAGGTGGAACTGCTGGAACACGAAGCCGATCGCGTTGGCGCGCAACGCGGAGAGGGCCCGGTCCGACAGCTCGCGGACGGCGTGGCCGTCGATCAGCACCTCGCCCCGGGTGGGGCGGTCCAGGGTGCCGATCAGGTTGAGCATGGTCGACTTGCCCGATCCCGACGGGCCGACGATGCCCACCAGCTCACCCCGTTCGACGGTGAGCGAGACGTCCCGCAGGGCGACCACCCCGTGGTAGTCGCGGCCCACGCCCCGCAGCTCCACCACCGGCGTCACCGGGGCACCCCCACTTCGACGCCCTCGGCGATGGCGTCGCCGGCGACCTCGACCCGACCGGCGGCGAACAGGCCGGTCTCCACCGGCACGTAGCGCATCGCGCCGCCTTCGACCAGCTGGACGCCGTACTCGCCCTCGTCGAGGGCGACCAGGGCGCCGATCGGCACGGCCAGCACGCCCTCCTTGCGCTCGGACACGAGCACGACGTCCACCGGGGCCGAGTCGAGCCGGCCGAGCGCGGCCTGGTCGGCCACCGAGACCACCACGTCGACCGTGGTCGCGGCAGGGGCGCCCGGTTCGGCGGCGGCGCTGGTGGCGGCCGTGCCGACCGACTCGACCCGGCCGTCGACCGACCTGCCGTCCGGCAGGACGACGGTCGCCGGCACGCCCTCGGCCACCAGGTGCTGCTTACCGACGTCCAGCGGGACGACCACGACCCGCGTGGTGCCGGTGTAGGTGAGGACCGGCCCGGTGGCGCGGCTGCCCGGTGGGACCTTCCACTCGGCCACCCGCACCTCGCCCCCGGCCACCACGACGTCCGACTGCTGCACCACCCCCGTTTCCGGCAGGCCGGACGCCACCTGCCACGCGCGCACGGCGGCGGCCGTGCCGGAGGTGTAGGTGTCGTCCACGGTGAAGCCGCCGTGGCCGAGGGCGGACAGGTTCTCCTCCAGCTGGCGGACGTCCCGGCCCGTGGCGCCGGCGGACAGCGACCGGTAGGCCGGTGTCGCGCCGAACAGCAGCGGCACGGGCCTGCCGTCCACCTCGTACAGCGCTTGACCGCGGGTGATGACGGCGCCGGGTGCGGGCAGCCAGGTGACGGTGCCCTGAGCGCCGACGGGGGTCGGGGTGGCCGTGCCGTGGCTCAGGGCGCCGGTGACCCGTTCGGCGCGGGTGAGCGTCGTCGCCTCCACCTTCGCCGTGGCGGGTGGCAGGTCGGCCGCGTTCGCGGTCGTCGGCTCCGCACCGCCGAATCCGACGGCGGCGGCACTTCCCGCTCCGAGCAGGACCAGGACGCCCGCTCCCCAGGCGATCCGGGCTCGTTTGGTCATGGGGCCACCTCCGCGGGGTCGCCTCGGAACGTTCTCCGCATCGCCGGGACGACGCCGTCAGGACTGATCACCGGTACACCTCTCGACTCGGACATGGCCGACGCGCCCGCCTCCTTTCCCGTCCCTTCGCGGTGACTCACCGGCGGTGGGAAGGGCGATGTGAAGCGGGTGGTGGGGTTGTGGGGGGCAGGTCATCGGGAGAGGGCCGGGAGCTGGTCCTGGCACGCCTCCAGCGCGGACTTGAAGGTCGGGCTCTCGCGATCGATCCCGCCGAGGCCCGCCCGGTTGCCGCCGTTCGGGTCCGGGTCGGGCAGGTCGATCCCGTTGTCCCGCATGCACCGCGTGAAGTGGCGCAACCGGTCCAGCACCGCCGGGTCCAGCTTGGACAGGTCGCCGCCGCCGGGGAGCAGGCTCCGGCACGCCTCGCGGGCGCGGTCGAAGTCCGGGTCGGTCCGGTCGAGCTCGCCCAGGCCGCCGAACCCGCCACCCGGGTCGGGGTCGGGCACGTCGACGCCGTTGTCGCGCATGCACCGGGCGAACTGCTGCGACCGCTCCTCCTGGCTCAGGTCCGCGCTCGACGGCGATGCCGCCCGCTCCGCCCCACTGGCTCCGCACGCTGCCAGGACCAGTGCCAGTGCTGCCGTCGCGATGATCTGCTTCATGTCCCCTCCTTGGCCTGGGGACAGTCGAGCAGGAGGGCTATAACCAGCGCGTAACCCGAACTGCTTATGCGGAGGTTATGGACCCCGGCGGACGATGGACCCATGCGCATCCTGGTGGTCGAGGACGAACCGACGCTGGCGGCGG
This genomic window from Saccharothrix sp. HUAS TT1 contains:
- a CDS encoding tetratricopeptide repeat protein, producing MDGTQRAEAAFGGVAEQALRDINHTTNHYYAERRPPIASGTSVAPPLGRLNHRVRGRSELVAEVTDDLGGSIAVLAAGGGFGKTTVALEAVRNLPKVWWVDASSRDSLVAGLAEVALQAGADSHEVGEAWAGRAGSAIELLWRNLDRQAEPWVLVFDNADEPDVLAASGRRVGDGNGWLRLPRSTGSVLVTSRAGAGWPPAARVHHVRQLDPEDGAQVLLDLADAGSPEDAAALARRLGGLPLALRLAGRYLAVAKDALALPGLEPPTTFKAYQERWDERFTELTEGESASPRESLSRTWEMSMDLLAERGQPQTRQLLRLVSTFAEAPVPAFVLDATVMATSDLLRDVTAVQLSVLLKALQEVGLLDVLGSSVVVHPVVRDANRHQPDYEQNRQAYRALVARLLRAATKDLDHSDPATWPRWRSVLPHLADLGPHDDSDLDLETATLLYYGAGFTGEIGSHQVAEALYRRAIDLSTGAVGADHRETFAARHALGHLLQGKGDLAGAEAEHRTLVADQTRVLGADDSDTLDSRKCLAGVLREQGRWDEAEAEFRGVLAGRTRAQGETDISTLRIRHDLADLVEARGGLAESESEHRDVVAAMTRQLGPEHVQVTNVRTCLADTLKELGRLDDAEAEVRDVLAVIASRSTGDRTPPLGARRLLAEVMRLRGRLAEAVAESRAAVMDSSRIFGLEHPITLSIRHELGHLLEYQDDLEAAEEEHRRVIEAQERVLGPTHPNTLNTRSCLAQIHSKQRRFEEAEAGYLALLPVYERLLGAEHAVLLAIRHRLAHARAGRGDVEAAERDHREVIAAEERVLGPLHPDTLVSRHCLAGLLYDQGRHDEAEAEYRTTIALRTQVLGAEHHRTLATRYNLAGVLADLDRRDEAEAEYRAVLEVEARTLGADHPNTVKTREKLAELG
- a CDS encoding ABC transporter permease; the protein is MADLRPARLSPADVLRVGGAGLRARPTRVVLSALGIAIGIAAMVSVVGISTSSRADLDRRLAALGTNLLTAGPGQTLFGERTHLPAEAVGMIGRMEPVLSATATGVVVDVKVYRNDRIPETQSGGIAVLAAGPDLLATVGGAVAKGAFLNDATARYPAVVLGHEAAERLGVATTGEPVHLGGRWFTVVGVLHPTPLAPELDTAALIGWPVARAELGFDGYPTTVYARSREDAVHSVQARLAATAKPEHPDEVEVSRPSDALAAKQATDETLNALLLGLGAVALLVGGVGVANTMVVSVLERRAEIGLRRSLGATRAQIRTQFLTESLLLSALGGASGALLGVLVTAAYATYQGWPSVVPAWSTLGGVVATTVIGAVAGLYPAVRAGRLPPTEALATR
- a CDS encoding ABC transporter ATP-binding protein, translating into MTPVVELRGVGRDYHGVVALRDVSLTVERGELVGIVGPSGSGKSTMLNLIGTLDRPTRGEVLIDGHAVRELSDRALSALRANAIGFVFQQFHLSTGVSTVDNVADGLLYTGAGLRERRRRAAEALDTVGLGHRLTHRPHELSGGERQRVAIARAVVGRPTLLLADEPTGNLDSTSGEGVLRLLRELNDAGATVLVITHDQGVAGALPRRVDVRDGRVVGDG
- a CDS encoding peptidoglycan-binding protein; this translates as MTKRARIAWGAGVLVLLGAGSAAAVGFGGAEPTTANAADLPPATAKVEATTLTRAERVTGALSHGTATPTPVGAQGTVTWLPAPGAVITRGQALYEVDGRPVPLLFGATPAYRSLSAGATGRDVRQLEENLSALGHGGFTVDDTYTSGTAAAVRAWQVASGLPETGVVQQSDVVVAGGEVRVAEWKVPPGSRATGPVLTYTGTTRVVVVPLDVGKQHLVAEGVPATVVLPDGRSVDGRVESVGTAATSAAAEPGAPAATTVDVVVSVADQAALGRLDSAPVDVVLVSERKEGVLAVPIGALVALDEGEYGVQLVEGGAMRYVPVETGLFAAGRVEVAGDAIAEGVEVGVPR